The Capsicum annuum cultivar Jeju mitochondrion, complete genome genome has a window encoding:
- the orf134 gene encoding hypothetical protein, with the protein MTLLRYFLPFLTFIAANSFVHFLGKEGTAIMITSRNLLLFGILLLGLTLIVRRKSFRLNQKSGFRLVFLIDLSLLFSISLFGCCLRTHFLSHFGVYLEDVFSLVVVCCVGSGGVQPLPLPGPSNPFTPFFLIRD; encoded by the coding sequence ATGACTCTCCTTCGTTATTTTTTGCCCTTTCTGACTTTCATAGCAGCCAATTCTTTTGTTCATTTTCTAGGAAAAGAAGGAACCGCTATCATGATCACAAGTCGAAATCTCCTACTTTTTGGAATCCTTCTTTTGGGCCTGACCCTTATCGTTCGTAGAAAGAGTTTTCGTTTGAATCAAAAATCTGGCTTTCGACTTGTCTTTCTCATAGATCTCTCTCTTCTATTTTCCATCTCGTTATTTGGGTGTTGTTTGCGCACACATTTTCTATCTCACTTTGGTGTTTATTTAGAGGATGTTTTCTCTTTGGTTGTTGTTTGCTGTGTTGGTTCGGGAGGAGTTCAGCCACTTCCTCTTCCGGGCCCTTCCAACCCCTTTACTCCTTTCTTTCTTATTCGAGACTAA
- the orf106a gene encoding hypothetical protein: MNKRIGCYESQKGQKITKESHGFYMDRNFGTTSAVVPISFSSSKLVALALSYLRNLRSLSTRRTSLLFTLFQVRIPVPPVPGYCIFPATLLQQELLSDLLPYHQDR, encoded by the coding sequence ATGAACAAAAGAATTGGCTGCTATGAAAGTCAGAAAGGGCAAAAAATAACGAAGGAGAGTCATGGGTTCTATATGGACCGCAATTTCGGTACGACCAGCGCGGTTGTTCCTATTTCATTTTCTTCTTCCAAGCTCGTCGCACTAGCACTAAGTTACTTACGGAATCTCAGATCTCTCTCGACACGGAGAACTTCTCTTTTGTTTACGCTATTTCAAGTGAGAATTCCAGTTCCGCCTGTTCCCGGCTATTGCATCTTCCCTGCCACACTGCTTCAACAAGAGCTTCTTAGCGACCTACTGCCCTACCACCAAGACCGGTAA
- the orf114a gene encoding hypothetical protein produces MYQMAVSPFSKLESFKLGRSRKARTGTPRAAGAPNLAVTLPSPASDQHSNTPKHTSDTQSSNWHIISILSPPKDLKALGHYTLPPSSLSPNQHELPSLQNSSREQSNRKYTDIE; encoded by the coding sequence ATGTATCAAATGGCTGTCTCTCCTTTCTCAAAGCTGGAGAGCTTCAAGCTTGGAAGATCAAGAAAAGCGAGAACGGGAACTCCTAGAGCTGCTGGAGCGCCTAACCTGGCTGTTACGCTACCGTCGCCCGCCTCTGATCAGCATTCCAATACTCCGAAGCACACATCAGATACGCAGAGTAGTAATTGGCATATCATATCCATTCTCTCTCCACCAAAAGATCTCAAGGCTCTGGGACACTATACTCTTCCTCCGTCATCTCTATCTCCAAATCAACATGAACTACCCTCACTCCAGAACTCTTCCAGAGAACAATCCAATCGGAAATACACAGACATTGAATAG
- the orf481 gene encoding hypothetical protein codes for MDSFKEIHADIRSLTPIIRKYLPTVHTIPLDKGLSWVPTWKSTPNDDRMFDRNAVPNIFTSLKYEVASFARDVRFVHSLPDGVFSPGILFAKGTLWPFNYKWNTQVANKDFTLYETPPYGVGHVFNDLANAYEGRYLRPGRIAQVIEGGGKRRLFAIGNYVKQRLLRPVHDWAMEVLASIPMDGTFNQGGPIDRLCRWASTQGDRRSLKVYSFDLKSATDRFPLSIIHEVTSAFFGPTVASCIVNGTFGLNSFDITSLLQPRLKWKSFQSLSKRKPVLVSFVQGQPLGYYTSCALFSLSHHYLVWLAAERSSPDRGRFTRYALLGDDIVIADEGVAREYKRILEELRVTISVPKSLVSDNGSFEFAKRFVVNFEKDLSPISLKALLSVRTTLGLCQLADKYDIRNDSTLFRLAGAGFRARARLRSTTSCGRRWQRLWVAAHKPLRNSQLPLEWWIGRGTPLNPYLKGIMVDWLRKELKPKQ; via the coding sequence ATGGATAGCTTTAAGGAAATACATGCGGATATTAGGAGTTTGACTCCTATTATTCGTAAGTATCTCCCTACAGTTCACACGATACCCTTGGATAAAGGGTTGTCGTGGGTCCCTACATGGAAGAGTACTCCAAATGACGATCGTATGTTCGATCGGAACGCTGTGCCTAACATATTTACTAGTTTGAAATATGAGGTTGCCTCGTTTGCAAGGGATGTACGTTTTGTACATTCCCTTCCAGATGGAGTATTCTCCCCAGGTATTCTATTTGCAAAAGGAACGCTTTGGCCTTTCAATTACAAATGGAATACTCAGGTCGCTAATAAAGATTTCACTCTTTACGAGACTCCCCCTTATGGCGTTGGTCATGTCTTTAATGACTTGGCTAATGCCTATGAAGGGAGGTATCTTCGACCTGGTAGGATCGCTCAGGTTATTGAAGGAGGTGGAAAGAGACGACTGTTTGCCATAGGAAATTATGTCAAGCAACGTCTCCTTCGCCCTGTACATGATTGGGCTATGGAGGTTTTGGCCTCCATTCCCATGGATGGAACCTTTAATCAAGGAGGTCCCATCGACCGATTATGTAGGTGGGCTTCAACTCAAGGAGATAGACGCTCTCTTAAGGTCTACTCTTTTGATTTGAAATCCGCTACTGATCGGTTCCCACTGTCGATTATCCATGAGGTTACTTCAGCCTTCTTTGGACCGACAGTGGCATCATGTATTGTTAATGGGACCTTTGGATTAAATTCCTTCGACATAACTTCTCTTCTTCAACCTAGATTGAAATGGAAATCTTTCCAATCGTTGTCGAAAAGGAAGCCTGTCTTAGTGAGTTTTGTCCAAGGACAACCATTGGGGTATTATACCTCTTGTGCACTTTTCTCCCTATCACATCACTATTTGGTGTGGTTGGCAGCCGAGCGGTCATCCCCAGATAGGGGAAGGTTTACTCGCTACGCTCTTTTAGGTGATGATATAGTTATCGCCGATGAGGGTGTAGCAAGGGAGTACAAACGGATTCTAGAGGAGCTCAGAGTAACTATATCTGTTCCTAAATCTTTAGTTTCAGATAATGGTTCCTTTGAGTTCGCAAAGAGGTTTGTGGTGAATTTTGAGAAAGACTTATCACCTATCTCTTTGAAAGCTCTATTATCTGTTCGTACAACCTTGGGTTTATGCCAATTGGCGGATAAGTATGATATCAGAAATGATTCTACTCTCTTCCGGTTGGCGGGTGCGGGTTTTAGGGCTCGTGCTCGACTGCGATCTACAACTTCTTGCGGACGTCGTTGGCAGAGGTTGTGGGTTGCTGCTCATAAACCATTGAGGAATAGTCAGCTACCGTTAGAATGGTGGATTGGAAGAGGTACCCCTCTCAATCCCTATTTGAAGGGAATCATGGTTGACTGGCTTAGAAAGGAGTTGAAGCCTAAGCAATAG